The Leifsonia poae region GCGGCATGTGGGTTGAATCGGATACGAACATGCCGGGCGGCGAAGCATTGGCCCGCCAGTTCGTGGAGGGCAAACTGTTCTTCCTCGAGGAGTTCGGGTTCGAGCCCAAAGAGGTGTGGCTGCCCGACTCGTTCGGGTACACCGGCGCGTTGCCGCAGATCGCGCGCGCGGCGGGAGCCGACTACTTCCTCACGCAGAAGATCTCGTGGAACGAGGTGAACCGCTTCCCGCACCACAGTTTCGACTGGGAGGGCATCGACGGAACCCGCATCTTCACGCACTTCCCGCCGGTCGACACCTACAACTCGCAGCTCTCCGGCGCTGAGCTCGCTCACGCCGAACAGAACTTCGCCGACAAGGGTCGTGCCAACACCTCCCTGGTGCCGTTCGGGTTCGGCGACGGCGGTGGCGGCCCCACGCGTGAGATGGTGGCGGCGGCGCGCCGCACCGCATCCCTGGAGGGGTCCCCGATCGTGCGGGTGGCGACACCGGCGGAGTTCTTCGCCGTCGCGTCGGCGGAGTTCGACCCGGCGCCGGTCTGGGCGGGTGAGCTCTACCTGGAGTTCCACCGCGGAACGTACACCTCGCAGGCGCGTACCAAACAGGGGAACAGGCGCAGCGAGCATCTGCTGCACACCGCAGAGCTGTGGGCGACGACAGCGGCCGTGCGCACGGGGGCGGCGTACCCGGTCGCCGCATTGCGCGAGGCGTGGCAGACGGTGCTGCTGCAGCAGTTCCACGACATCCTGCCCGGATCGTCGATCGGCTGGGTGCACGACCAGGCCGAGGAGAACTATGCTCTGGTCGCCGCGTCGCTGGAGGAGGTCATCGCCTCCTCTCTGGGAGCATTGGCCGCCGCCGCGGTGGGGGCCGAGGGCGGCACGTCCGTCGAGTTCAACGCCTCGCCATTCGCGGTGCGCGGCGTCCCCGCCTACGGTGCTGGGGTTCCGGTCGGCGGCGGGGATGCGCGGATCGTCGCCGACGGCGGCGGGCACGTGCTGTCGAACTCGTTCGTTCGGGTGCGGATCGACGAAGCCGGGTTGATCACCTCGCTGCTCGACACGACGAATGGCCGCGAAGCGCTCCCGCCCGGAACGCGCGCGAACCTCCTGCAGCTGTTCCGCGACACCCCGACCCAGTGGGATGCGTGGGATGTCGATGTCGAATACCGACGGTCGGGGGAAGATCTCACGGCGCTCGACAGCCTCGACGTGGTCGCCGACACCCCCGAGCTCGTCTCTCTGCGGATCGTGCGTCGGTTCGGGGCGTCGACCGTGACGCAGACCCTGAGCCTGGCGGCGGGCTCGCCGGCTCTCGACATCGAGACCCTGGTCGACTGGCATGAACGGCAGCGGATGCTGAAACTCGCCGTTCCCGTCGACGTGCACACCGCGTCGGCCCGATCCGAGATCCAGTTCGGGCACATCGATCGCCCGACCCACACGAACACCAGCTGGGACACCGCGCGTTTCGAGACGCCGGCCCACCGCTGGGTGCACGTGGCCGATGCCACCTTCGGTGTGGGAGTGGCGAACGACTCGACGTACGGGCACGACATCACCCGCCACGCGCGCGACGGCGGGGGAACGTATTCGCTCGTTCGGCAGACGCTGCTGCGTGCGCCCCTGTTCCCCGACCCCGAGGCCGATCAGGGCGAGCACATCCTGCGCACGGCCATCGTCGTGGGGGGCGTCGACCGCGCCATCGAGGCCGGCTATCGGCTCAACCTGCCGTCGCGGCCGGCGGTCGGTGCACCCGTGCAGCCGTTGCTCGCGTCGTCGAACCCGGCCGTCGTCGTCGAGACCGTCAAGCTCGCCGAAGACGGCACGGGCGACATGGTGGTGCGCCTGTACGAAGCGAGCGGCGCCCGCTCCACGGCGACGATCGTGACGACGTTCGACCACCACGGCGTGCAGGAGACCGATCTGCTCGAACGCGAGAGTGCCCCGGATGCGGTGACCGACGCCTCCGAGACGACGGTCGTTCTCACCCTGCGGCCGTTCCAGCTCGTCACGCTGCGCTTCGCGCGCGGCTGACGCAACACCGTCCGCCCCGGGCCGCGCGAACCCCGGGCGGACGACCCTCCGTGCGAACGGAGGCAATTCTCAGGGCGATCTGACAACCTGGTAACGAACCTGTAACGTCGTTCGTGACACGAAACCGCGTCGACGAGAACCCCCTCTGAAGGACCCCTAGCTCTTTGCCCACGTCTCACGCCCCGCTGCGCTCCCGTCGCACTTACCTCCCCGCCGCGCCGGTGGAGGGTCTGGAGACGGAACCGGAGGGGCGGCAACGGACGGGTCGGGCGGCACTGCGGGAGCTCCGGGGGAGGCGTTCCGCCTCGCACGTCGCCGCGGTCGTGCCGCCGCGCGCACCACGCAGTGGCCGCCGCCGGTGGGGCTTCCGGGCCGTTCTCTTCTTCGTCGTGACCGGCCTGGTGGGAACCGCCGCGCTCCCGGCCTACGCCTCGTCTGACACGGGTTCGGCGAACGGCGACCAGCGGGTCGCCCTCGCCGTGCAGACGCTCACCGGCGGATCGGCCTCAGCGGCAGTTCCGGCCGCGACCCGCGACGACTACTCGGTCGTCGAGTCCAGTTCCTCGCTCGACTCGACCCTGAACACGGTCGTATCGCCCACCGTGCAGGCCTTGGCAACGAAACTCATGGCGGCGGTCGCCGCCGGCCGACTCGTCGGATCGACGCCGAACCACATCCCCGAGATCGCCAACCTCGCGGCCGGTCGCGCCGTTCCGGGTTGCGGTGTCGACTATCGCGTTCTGCAGGCGATCGACATCGCCCTGCAGAACTTCGGACAGGTCGGTGTCAGCGATATCAACCGACTGTGCACCGGCCAGATCGAGGGCGCCGGAGTGGACTCGGCCCACTACACCGACGGCGGCGGCCACGCCGTCGACTTCTACCTGCTCGATGGTCAGGCGCTCACCGGTGGCGATGCGCAATCCGTGAAGCTCATCCGCGCTCTCGACCCGCTCGTTCCGAGCGGTGCCGGCCTCGGTCAGGTCGGCTGCCGCGCCTCGATCAGCCTGCAGAACTTCGTGCCGTTCGACGACACCTGCAACCATCTGCACATCGACTTCCTCAACGCCAAAGGCGCCAGCCTCAAAGACTAGGACCCGAACTGGGGTGGGCTGCCGCGCCGAACCGGCCCCGCCGCCGAGCTATCCTGTGGATCGTGGTGGCGGGCGAGTGGACACGGCGAGCCCTGGTGGTCGAAGACCACGCATTGATGCGCTCGCTCCTCACCGCTGCCCTGCGAGGCCGGGGGTTCGTGGTCGACGATCACAGTGACGCCGCCGGAGCCCTCGCCGCACTCACCGGATTCGATCCGGATCTGCTCGTGACCGACATCGACCTGGGCGTGCGGCCCAACGGTGTCGAGCTCGCCTCGATCGTGCGCGCGCGGGCGCCGCACGTCGCCGTCGTCTTCCTCACCAATCTGCCGCGCGAGACGGTCGCCGCCCAGGATCGAGAACTCGCGGTGCTGGCGTCGTTCGTGAACAAGGGGGCTGCCGAGTCCATCGACGACATCGTCGACGCGATCGAGGCGGCGCTCGCCGACCGACCGCTGTCGAACGATCTCCCGCTCGGGGATGCACGCGCAGCCCTGCTCCGGCTCAGTGCGACACAGCTCGACACCGTTCGGCACCTGGCCGCCGGTGCGTCCAACGCCGAGATCGCGCGGCGACGCGGCGTCTCGGTGCGCGCGGTGGAGAAGAGCGTCGAGCGGATCTTCGCCGCGCTCGCCCTCACCGCCGATGAGGCGGTGACACCCCGGGTGGCGGCCGCCGGCCTGTACATCGCGACGTTCGGGCATCCGGATCCGCTCCGCGCGCTCGCCCGATCATGACCGTGCAACGCCTTCGTCGTCTGGTCGGCCGTCTCGGCGGGCCGGCCGCCGTCACCGTCTGGATGTGGCTGGTCACGATCCCGTTCGCCCTGACCGTCATGTCCGGCGCGCAGTACCTCGCCCCGGGCGAACCCATCTGGTCGGCCGGGCTGGTGGCCGCCGTGGCGCATCTGGCCGTGGGTGCCCTGCTGCTCGCGGTGAAGGGACTGCTCGCACTCGTTCCCGCTCGGGCACGGCTGGTGCGGGCCGCCCTCGCGATCTCGGCCTTTGCCGCGATCGGCGCGGTCCGACCGTTTCTCATCGTGGCGTCCGCGCGCCTGCTCGATGTGCGGGCCGAGCTGGGTGACATCGGCACGAGGGTCGCCCTCAACGTCGTGGTGTGCGTCACAGTGTTCTCGCTGGTCGCGGTCGCCGTCGACCTCATCCGGGATCACCGCGGCGTCTTCCGCCGACTCCGCGCGGTGCAACGGGCGGCGGTGGCGGATGCGGACGCGGGCCGCCGCCGCATCGACGAACTCCGCCGCACCGGTACCGCCGATCTGCTCGAAGCTATCGAGCAGGAGGTGGAGCCGGTCATGCTCGGCGGACTCGACGCGG contains the following coding sequences:
- a CDS encoding alpha-mannosidase, giving the protein MYQENQLVELRVDRFVRERLDPAVERASAPVTIEAWEVPDEPVPFAQAVTNAFEPFAVGRPWGRPWGTVWFRVTGTVPAEWDAEPDDVELLVDLGFSSGQVGFQAEGLVYATDGSILKAIEPRNGYVRLQAAPGDTFELFVEAAANPDVGSEFVDFVPTKLGRKSTAPDRLLYALRRIEVVHRDREVWELIQDVWTARGLAAELPASSPRRAALFAALDAVVDTVDPFDVAATVGAGRAALAPALASPAAATAHRVFAVGHAHIDSAWLWPVRETIRKCARTFSNVLDLMDQDQDFVFACSSAQQFAWMKRFYPELFERIRLRVAEGRFVPVGGMWVESDTNMPGGEALARQFVEGKLFFLEEFGFEPKEVWLPDSFGYTGALPQIARAAGADYFLTQKISWNEVNRFPHHSFDWEGIDGTRIFTHFPPVDTYNSQLSGAELAHAEQNFADKGRANTSLVPFGFGDGGGGPTREMVAAARRTASLEGSPIVRVATPAEFFAVASAEFDPAPVWAGELYLEFHRGTYTSQARTKQGNRRSEHLLHTAELWATTAAVRTGAAYPVAALREAWQTVLLQQFHDILPGSSIGWVHDQAEENYALVAASLEEVIASSLGALAAAAVGAEGGTSVEFNASPFAVRGVPAYGAGVPVGGGDARIVADGGGHVLSNSFVRVRIDEAGLITSLLDTTNGREALPPGTRANLLQLFRDTPTQWDAWDVDVEYRRSGEDLTALDSLDVVADTPELVSLRIVRRFGASTVTQTLSLAAGSPALDIETLVDWHERQRMLKLAVPVDVHTASARSEIQFGHIDRPTHTNTSWDTARFETPAHRWVHVADATFGVGVANDSTYGHDITRHARDGGGTYSLVRQTLLRAPLFPDPEADQGEHILRTAIVVGGVDRAIEAGYRLNLPSRPAVGAPVQPLLASSNPAVVVETVKLAEDGTGDMVVRLYEASGARSTATIVTTFDHHGVQETDLLERESAPDAVTDASETTVVLTLRPFQLVTLRFARG
- a CDS encoding response regulator, which codes for MVAGEWTRRALVVEDHALMRSLLTAALRGRGFVVDDHSDAAGALAALTGFDPDLLVTDIDLGVRPNGVELASIVRARAPHVAVVFLTNLPRETVAAQDRELAVLASFVNKGAAESIDDIVDAIEAALADRPLSNDLPLGDARAALLRLSATQLDTVRHLAAGASNAEIARRRGVSVRAVEKSVERIFAALALTADEAVTPRVAAAGLYIATFGHPDPLRALARS